The Methanothrix soehngenii GP6 genome has a window encoding:
- a CDS encoding type II toxin-antitoxin system HicA family toxin — MCKLTPVPYRVLIKKLKNLGLEGPHSGNKHPYMIIGETVIILPNPHQGRDVDVRLIKTILKDVGISREEWLSA; from the coding sequence TTGTGTAAATTGACTCCGGTCCCTTACCGCGTCCTCATAAAAAAGCTCAAAAATCTGGGCCTGGAGGGACCACACTCTGGCAACAAGCACCCTTACATGATCATTGGAGAGACGGTTATCATATTGCCAAATCCTCATCAGGGCAGGGATGTGGATGTTCGCCTGATCAAGACCATTCTGAAAGATGTCGGTATATCTCGAGAAGAATGGCTTTCAGCTTAG
- a CDS encoding Hsp20/alpha crystallin family protein — MKSYPSGSSDLEQMIGNAAVEVARISIQAAKKILGDLPSDISMEKSQDQPAIDLMDGKDELVALVSLPGRSKDMIDLRVTEDTLTISAKAAAREGKYLHQEIENRNVEREIKLPLEVKPEQVKASFNNGILEVHLPKLMVVDSQRIQVE, encoded by the coding sequence ATGAAATCATATCCATCTGGAAGCAGCGATCTGGAGCAGATGATAGGCAATGCAGCGGTTGAAGTTGCTCGCATATCAATTCAGGCGGCGAAGAAGATACTGGGTGACCTGCCAAGCGATATCTCTATGGAGAAGAGCCAGGATCAGCCTGCTATAGATCTCATGGACGGAAAGGACGAGCTGGTCGCTCTCGTATCCCTGCCGGGAAGGAGCAAGGATATGATCGATCTCCGAGTGACGGAGGACACCCTCACCATAAGCGCCAAAGCAGCGGCCCGTGAGGGAAAATACCTGCATCAGGAGATAGAGAACCGAAATGTAGAACGTGAGATCAAGCTGCCTCTTGAGGTCAAGCCGGAGCAGGTTAAAGCCAGCTTCAATAATGGCATCCTGGAGGTTCATCTTCCCAAGCTAATGGTAGTAGACTCCCAGAGAATTCAGGTGGAATGA
- a CDS encoding GbsR/MarR family transcriptional regulator, with protein MKDGEALKLKKPVIEACIKSARKYGKSDAIGLLRGTLFLESEPMSLDMLAERTGYSKTTVRSSMNLLESLGIARRVVDPQDVHHNIKQHRYALVNDAEAKRQVILSAAKEEVDLILQALLQVRDNLEREEDEGCNRARDKGYKPEKDEGYRRDDKLKALLAESLQFYEEMKRTLDLISRFTSKELIEILEEHDR; from the coding sequence GTGAAGGACGGGGAAGCACTGAAACTGAAAAAGCCAGTAATAGAGGCGTGCATCAAATCAGCTCGGAAATATGGAAAGAGCGATGCAATAGGACTTCTGCGAGGCACCCTCTTCCTAGAGAGTGAACCCATGTCCCTGGATATGCTAGCAGAGAGGACCGGCTACAGCAAAACCACCGTCCGTTCCAGCATGAACCTGCTGGAGAGCCTGGGGATAGCTCGCCGAGTGGTCGACCCCCAGGATGTGCATCATAACATCAAGCAGCATCGCTACGCCCTGGTGAACGATGCCGAGGCAAAAAGGCAGGTCATTCTCTCAGCAGCCAAAGAGGAGGTTGATCTGATTCTGCAAGCCCTTCTTCAGGTGAGAGATAACCTGGAAAGAGAAGAGGATGAAGGTTGTAATAGAGCAAGGGATAAAGGGTACAAGCCAGAGAAGGATGAAGGGTACAGGAGAGACGATAAGCTAAAAGCCCTTTTAGCGGAATCCTTGCAGTTTTATGAGGAGATGAAAAGGACGCTGGATCTGATAAGCCGGTTCACCTCAAAGGAGCTGATAGAGATTCTGGAAGAACATGATAGATAA
- a CDS encoding DUF2202 domain-containing protein translates to MRAINAVLLLALLLTFSGCVERPEAPAVSEQQATEEWKADGIVSEGEYTRSMLLQAPTRQGYSGGDMQISWRNDEEDLYLALNGSTLGWLALGFEPLEWMKDSDIILASVDKGTAVVLDEYCTGNYGPHIEDTMLGGTDDIQEFSGSESAGRTTIELKRSLQSSDRFDKSFSPGQAVSIIWALSDNPDISQKHDVAYGEGILSLTRAGGVASASLPGSLTPIEKDGLIFIWEEEKAARDIYSSLYEKNNLTIFLDLTRSEESHMDQAKAVIDKYGLVLPADVPGVFENQTLQDIHDRLLAEGLESDEQALKVAAEFEEISIMDLEAELAAAENEDVRTMYQGLLAGSRKHLRSYVADLKEQGIEYEPRHLLRSEFEETVRV, encoded by the coding sequence ATGAGAGCGATCAATGCTGTTTTGCTCCTGGCTCTGCTGCTGACCTTTTCTGGCTGCGTTGAGCGGCCAGAGGCCCCGGCGGTCTCAGAGCAGCAGGCTACAGAGGAATGGAAGGCCGATGGGATAGTTAGCGAGGGGGAATACACCCGCAGCATGCTCCTTCAGGCCCCGACCAGGCAGGGCTACAGCGGCGGAGACATGCAGATCTCCTGGAGGAATGACGAAGAAGATCTCTATCTAGCCCTGAACGGCAGCACCCTTGGCTGGCTGGCGCTGGGCTTTGAGCCTCTGGAGTGGATGAAGGACTCCGATATAATCCTGGCCTCGGTGGACAAAGGCACTGCTGTAGTATTAGATGAGTACTGCACAGGCAACTACGGCCCCCATATCGAGGATACCATGTTGGGTGGCACAGACGACATCCAGGAGTTTTCTGGAAGCGAATCAGCTGGCAGGACCACCATAGAGCTGAAGAGATCGCTCCAGTCCTCTGACCGTTTTGACAAGTCCTTCTCCCCTGGACAGGCGGTCTCCATCATCTGGGCGCTGTCCGACAATCCTGACATCAGCCAGAAGCACGATGTGGCCTACGGCGAGGGCATCCTCTCCTTGACCCGAGCGGGGGGTGTGGCGTCCGCTTCCCTCCCAGGATCGCTGACCCCGATAGAGAAGGATGGTCTCATCTTCATCTGGGAGGAGGAGAAGGCAGCCCGAGACATCTACTCATCGCTATATGAAAAGAACAATCTCACCATCTTCCTGGATCTGACCAGATCAGAGGAGAGCCACATGGACCAGGCAAAGGCAGTGATCGATAAGTACGGCCTTGTCCTTCCGGCGGATGTGCCAGGAGTGTTCGAAAACCAGACACTGCAGGATATCCACGACCGCCTCCTGGCAGAGGGATTGGAGTCCGATGAACAGGCCCTGAAGGTGGCGGCTGAATTCGAGGAGATAAGCATCATGGACCTGGAGGCTGAGCTGGCGGCGGCGGAGAACGAGGATGTCAGGACCATGTATCAGGGACTCCTGGCCGGCTCAAGAAAGCACCTTCGCTCTTATGTCGCCGACCTAAAAGAGCAGGGAATAGAATACGAGCCGCGCCATCTTCTGAGGAGCGAGTTTGAAGAGACCGTACGAGTATAA
- a CDS encoding MFS transporter, whose translation MATPATGPKPDQRTDAKTRMNVLLLGVVSFLNDISSEIIQPILPLFIAQLGGGSMAVGLIGGVSDGLPSILKVLSGCWSDRLGRRKPLVVAGYAISAMGKLFLPFASAWQHVFLLKTLERSGKGVRSAPRDAMISESTDQGHRGRGFGLHRAMDSAGAVVGSMLAYLLWQGGFGYPSILMLAGILSVAALLPFYWVKESSRAPDCCTSSIRLNLSSLSPELKRFLFIACLFALGNFSYMFFILRAQDHFSGSMAVAAPLLLYLLFNLVYALLAMPVGIWSDRVGRKRVLFLGYSLFALTAVGFAAVSSLWGLIALFAMYGLVYALVDGSERAYVSDLCPAGLRGSSLGIYYGAVGVASIISSLVAGAIWSLWGAEASFLYGAAAAALAAVGLLVMMSGGDEKAI comes from the coding sequence ATGGCGACTCCTGCCACAGGCCCAAAGCCCGATCAGCGGACGGATGCAAAGACGAGGATGAACGTCCTCTTGCTGGGCGTTGTCAGCTTTCTCAACGACATCAGCAGCGAGATCATCCAGCCCATCCTCCCTCTTTTCATCGCTCAACTTGGTGGAGGCAGCATGGCGGTGGGCCTCATCGGCGGGGTGAGCGACGGCCTGCCCAGCATCCTCAAGGTCCTCTCGGGATGCTGGTCTGATCGCCTGGGCAGGAGAAAGCCGCTGGTGGTGGCCGGATATGCCATATCGGCAATGGGCAAGCTCTTCCTGCCTTTTGCCTCTGCCTGGCAGCATGTCTTCCTCCTCAAGACCCTGGAGAGAAGCGGCAAAGGAGTGAGGTCCGCTCCCAGAGACGCCATGATATCCGAGTCCACTGATCAGGGCCACAGAGGACGGGGGTTTGGCCTGCACCGGGCCATGGACTCAGCGGGTGCGGTCGTCGGCTCGATGCTGGCCTATCTCCTCTGGCAGGGCGGCTTTGGCTACCCTTCCATTCTGATGCTGGCGGGGATCCTCTCAGTGGCGGCGTTGCTTCCCTTCTACTGGGTAAAAGAGAGCTCTCGCGCTCCAGATTGCTGCACTAGCAGCATCAGATTGAATCTCTCCTCTCTATCGCCGGAGCTGAAGCGCTTTCTATTCATCGCTTGCCTCTTCGCCCTGGGCAACTTCAGCTATATGTTCTTCATCCTCCGCGCCCAGGACCATTTCTCCGGATCGATGGCAGTGGCAGCGCCCCTTCTTCTCTATCTGCTCTTCAATCTGGTCTATGCCCTCCTGGCCATGCCGGTGGGCATTTGGTCTGACCGGGTGGGAAGAAAGAGGGTTCTCTTCCTGGGATATTCTCTTTTTGCCCTGACGGCAGTTGGATTTGCCGCCGTCTCCAGCCTCTGGGGCTTGATTGCCCTTTTTGCTATGTACGGCCTGGTCTATGCCCTGGTGGACGGCTCGGAGAGGGCTTATGTCTCCGACCTCTGTCCGGCCGGACTTCGGGGCAGCTCTCTGGGCATATACTACGGGGCAGTGGGAGTGGCCTCCATCATCTCCAGCCTAGTTGCTGGAGCCATATGGTCTCTGTGGGGGGCAGAGGCTTCGTTTCTATATGGTGCTGCAGCTGCGGCTTTAGCAGCAGTGGGGCTATTGGTGATGATGAGTGGTGGTGATGAAAAAGCGATATAG
- a CDS encoding type II toxin-antitoxin system HicB family antitoxin, which yields MFSEYIRAALSRAKYESLKDGSYMATVAGLPGVIATGETIETCRDDLIEVIEEWVAIRLQRGFAIPAIDGHTIDVSGEPMAIV from the coding sequence ATGTTCTCAGAGTACATCAGAGCAGCTTTGAGTCGGGCCAAATACGAATCCCTGAAGGATGGCTCTTACATGGCTACGGTAGCCGGCCTTCCGGGAGTGATCGCTACCGGAGAGACGATCGAAACTTGTCGGGACGATCTCATAGAAGTAATTGAAGAGTGGGTTGCCATACGCCTGCAAAGAGGCTTTGCTATACCGGCCATCGATGGTCATACGATAGACGTCTCTGGGGAGCCGATGGCTATTGTGTAA